In a genomic window of Methylobacter sp. YRD-M1:
- the rfbC gene encoding dTDP-4-dehydrorhamnose 3,5-epimerase: MKIIPTKIPDVFILEPKVFGDQRGFFLESYNQQKFQNATGIKAAFVQDNHSCSGKNVLRGLHYQVKHPQDKLVRVVRGSVFDVAVDLRKSSSTFGHWVGVELSEENHRQLWVPAGFAHGFLVLSEQADFLYKTTDYYAPEYERCIRWDDPDIGIVWPENGAPSLSAKDQQGVPFRDAEVFA, encoded by the coding sequence ATGAAAATAATTCCAACAAAAATTCCCGATGTATTTATTCTGGAGCCTAAAGTATTCGGCGATCAACGCGGCTTTTTTCTGGAGAGCTACAACCAGCAGAAATTTCAGAATGCAACTGGCATAAAAGCGGCTTTTGTGCAGGATAACCATTCCTGCTCGGGCAAAAACGTCTTAAGAGGGCTGCATTATCAGGTAAAGCATCCGCAGGATAAGCTGGTGCGCGTGGTGCGGGGCAGCGTATTTGACGTGGCGGTCGATTTGAGAAAATCATCATCGACATTCGGCCATTGGGTCGGCGTCGAATTAAGCGAAGAAAATCACCGGCAATTGTGGGTGCCTGCAGGCTTCGCCCATGGCTTTCTGGTGCTATCCGAACAGGCGGACTTCCTGTACAAAACCACCGATTACTACGCGCCGGAATATGAACGCTGCATCCGCTGGGATGATCCCGACATCGGCATCGTATGGCCGGAAAACGGTGCACCCAGCCTTTCCGCCAAGGATCAGCAAGGCGTCCCGTTTCGTGATGCCGAGGTGTTTGCATGA
- a CDS encoding DHH family phosphoesterase — translation MNYDVFNGDADGICALLQLRLAEPKSSELVTGIKRDIELLDRVDAKPGDDVTVLDISLQKNRPHIERLLRQGARIFYVDHHLAGDIPEHAALKTLIDTDANMCTSLLVDRYLQGQYRSWAVVGAFGDNLNQSAEQAASALKLSVAEIGQLKELGVCINYNSYGSCVEDLHYPPDQLYKRLSAYKSPFDFISDQHSSYKELQAGYHDDLIQADRIKPEYDNSHVVVIVLPDKIWARRINGVYGNELANRAPEKAHAIVTYNNRGGYQVSVRAPLINKTGADELCSEFPSGGGRKGAAGINHLPVEQLPDFIKRFSEKYSRL, via the coding sequence ATGAATTATGATGTTTTCAATGGCGATGCCGATGGCATATGCGCTTTGTTGCAGCTTCGATTGGCTGAGCCAAAATCGTCAGAATTGGTGACAGGGATAAAGCGCGATATCGAGCTATTGGACCGGGTTGATGCGAAGCCGGGCGATGATGTAACCGTGCTGGATATTTCCCTGCAGAAAAACCGTCCTCATATAGAAAGATTACTCCGGCAAGGCGCCCGCATTTTTTATGTCGACCACCATCTGGCCGGCGATATACCCGAGCATGCCGCGCTTAAAACGCTGATTGATACCGATGCGAACATGTGCACGAGTCTTCTGGTTGACCGTTATCTGCAAGGGCAATACCGTAGCTGGGCCGTTGTTGGCGCCTTCGGCGACAATTTGAATCAAAGTGCGGAACAGGCGGCAAGCGCACTAAAGCTATCGGTTGCCGAAATAGGCCAATTAAAGGAGCTGGGCGTTTGCATCAACTACAACAGTTACGGCAGCTGCGTGGAAGATCTGCATTATCCTCCGGATCAGCTTTATAAGCGTTTGTCGGCTTATAAATCGCCTTTCGATTTTATCAGCGATCAACACTCGAGTTATAAAGAACTTCAGGCCGGCTATCATGACGATCTGATTCAAGCGGATCGTATCAAACCCGAATATGATAATAGTCATGTCGTGGTAATCGTATTGCCGGATAAAATCTGGGCTCGGCGCATTAATGGCGTTTATGGTAATGAATTGGCCAATCGGGCGCCGGAAAAAGCGCACGCCATTGTGACGTATAATAATCGGGGCGGTTACCAGGTCAGTGTTCGCGCGCCGCTGATCAATAAAACCGGCGCGGATGAATTGTGCAGCGAATTTCCCAGCGGCGGCGGACGCAAAGGGGCGGCCGGGATCAATCATTTGCCGGTAGAGCAATTGCCTGATTTTATAAAAAGATTCAGCGAAAAATATAGCCGGCTTTAG
- a CDS encoding type VI secretion system amidase effector protein Tae4: MSLFETLWENHPTIADDDYPCSSNGKKNFDNQCAIRMGECLERSGFKTRNLPVRRCWFHKDKPGHILAAEELANALEKYPISAQIQKPIKFKGKDGFSKIAGKKGIIFFKDYYGPGNQGDHIDLWNGDRLTRFSSYWDFLIMGGGRYQKADVWFFWIIG, translated from the coding sequence ATGAGTTTATTTGAAACTTTGTGGGAAAATCATCCCACTATTGCAGACGATGACTATCCTTGCTCATCTAATGGTAAAAAGAACTTCGACAATCAGTGCGCGATCAGAATGGGAGAGTGTTTAGAACGCAGTGGTTTCAAGACGCGAAATTTGCCAGTTAGGAGATGCTGGTTTCATAAAGACAAACCAGGGCATATATTAGCTGCAGAAGAATTGGCAAATGCTTTAGAGAAATATCCAATCTCTGCGCAGATACAGAAACCAATTAAATTCAAGGGAAAAGACGGGTTCTCCAAGATTGCTGGTAAGAAAGGAATAATATTTTTTAAAGACTATTATGGTCCAGGCAACCAAGGTGATCATATCGATTTATGGAATGGTGATAGATTAACCAGATTTAGTAGCTACTGGGATTTCCTTATTATGGGAGGTGGTCGTTATCAAAAAGCTGATGTTTGGTTCTTCTGGATCATAGGATAG
- a CDS encoding ComEA family DNA-binding protein, which yields MKTLLVTLFATFCPANAVAAPVNINSADAKTISESLSGIGQKKAEAIVKYRTEVGPFKTAEELANVSGIGEKTVQKNKSDILLSDSGAAAPKPEATASKKDAKTDKQQ from the coding sequence ATGAAAACGTTATTAGTGACTTTATTTGCCACCTTTTGCCCCGCCAATGCCGTTGCCGCTCCCGTCAATATCAATAGCGCTGACGCCAAAACGATATCGGAATCCCTCTCTGGCATTGGCCAGAAAAAAGCCGAAGCTATTGTTAAATACCGGACTGAAGTAGGTCCGTTCAAAACGGCAGAAGAGCTGGCCAATGTTTCCGGTATCGGCGAAAAAACCGTGCAAAAAAACAAAAGCGACATCTTGTTGAGTGATTCCGGAGCGGCAGCTCCAAAGCCTGAGGCAACAGCGTCAAAGAAAGACGCAAAAACAGATAAACAGCAGTAA
- a CDS encoding UDP-glucose dehydrogenase family protein, translating to MKITIFGSGYVGLVTGTCLAEVGNDVVCMDVDVAKIEKLQQGIIPIYEPGLEAMVRENQAEGRLRFTADVKEAVDHGLFQFIAVGTPPDEDGSADLQYVLAVARSIAEHMDGYRVIVDKSTVPVGTADKVKATVQKILDNRGLDLEFDVVSNPEFLKEGDALSDFMKPDRIVIGTDNPRTAELLQALYAPFNRSYERVITMDIRSAELTKYAANAMLATKISFMNELANLAEQLGADIEQVRQGIGSDTRIGYSFIYPGCGYGGSCFPKDVKALERTAKECGYQAELLNAVENVNNRQKHRLFEKITQHYQGALSGKTFALWGLSFKPNTDDMRDAPSRVVLEALLEAGASVQAYDPEAMDEARRLYGDRPGLSYCDSPKEVLKQADALVIVTEWKQFRSPDFDFLSQQLQDKVIFDGRNMYEPRLVKRSGLHYYAIGR from the coding sequence ATGAAAATTACCATATTCGGCAGCGGCTATGTAGGGTTGGTGACCGGCACCTGTCTGGCGGAAGTCGGCAATGACGTCGTCTGCATGGATGTCGATGTCGCCAAGATAGAAAAACTCCAACAGGGCATCATCCCGATTTATGAGCCTGGGCTGGAAGCCATGGTCCGCGAAAACCAGGCCGAAGGCCGGCTGCGGTTTACCGCCGACGTCAAAGAAGCCGTCGACCACGGCCTGTTTCAGTTCATCGCGGTCGGCACGCCGCCTGACGAAGACGGCTCGGCCGATTTGCAGTACGTGCTGGCGGTCGCGCGCAGCATTGCCGAGCATATGGACGGCTATCGGGTCATCGTCGACAAGTCGACCGTCCCGGTCGGCACGGCCGACAAGGTCAAGGCGACGGTGCAGAAGATCCTGGACAATCGCGGCCTGGACCTGGAGTTCGATGTCGTGTCCAATCCCGAATTCCTGAAGGAAGGCGATGCCTTGAGCGACTTCATGAAGCCCGACCGCATCGTCATCGGCACCGACAATCCCCGCACCGCCGAACTGCTTCAGGCCCTGTATGCGCCGTTCAACCGCAGCTACGAGCGCGTCATCACCATGGACATCCGCTCGGCGGAACTGACCAAGTATGCGGCCAACGCCATGCTGGCGACCAAGATCAGCTTCATGAACGAACTGGCCAATCTGGCCGAACAGCTGGGCGCCGATATCGAGCAGGTCCGGCAGGGGATAGGCTCCGACACGCGCATCGGCTACAGCTTTATCTATCCCGGCTGCGGCTATGGCGGCTCCTGCTTCCCGAAAGACGTCAAGGCGCTGGAGCGGACGGCCAAGGAATGCGGCTATCAGGCGGAACTGCTCAATGCCGTGGAGAACGTCAACAACCGCCAGAAGCACCGGCTGTTCGAGAAGATCACTCAGCACTATCAGGGCGCTTTGAGCGGCAAGACCTTCGCCCTGTGGGGCTTGTCCTTCAAGCCCAATACCGACGACATGCGCGATGCCCCCAGCCGGGTTGTGCTGGAGGCCTTGCTGGAGGCCGGCGCCAGCGTGCAGGCCTATGATCCCGAAGCGATGGACGAAGCGCGGCGCCTTTACGGCGACAGACCGGGCTTGAGCTATTGCGATTCGCCCAAGGAGGTGCTGAAACAGGCCGATGCGCTGGTGATTGTGACGGAATGGAAGCAGTTCCGCAGCCCGGACTTTGATTTTTTAAGCCAGCAGCTGCAGGACAAAGTCATTTTCGACGGCCGCAACATGTACGAACCGCGCCTGGTCAAGCGCAGCGGCCTGCACTATTACGCCATCGGCCGCTAG
- a CDS encoding RelA/SpoT family protein, which produces MQIHTHPNEALFSGFSAPDKERIDQALAIVAQIPDDTHYHRPKGIDVAGILMTFNIDLKTILAAILSDPRLANLNPQPDIAGQFGETVAALVKDVNWLNTLTVYTPEMASQPNQAETLRRMLLSMTHDVRAVLIKLAYRVQRLRNLPRESYEMRHFISQETLDIYAPIANRLGIHQLKWELEDMAFRYLEPQIYRRIATSLAGKRAHRETCISRFIAQLQKTLAETGISAEIYGRPKHIYSIWKKMQRKQLDIEELYDLLAVRVIVGNLADCYTALGIVHGHWQTIPKEFDDYITNPKENGYQSLHTVILDKDGNRIEVQIRTHEMHNFAELGVAAHWSYKEGGRHNAAIEKSIASLRKLLEEKDSDEALVENLRNDLFDDRVYVLTPAGKLIDLVKGSTPLDFAYAIHSEIGHRCRGAKVNGRIVPLTYTLKSGEQVEILTAKEGGPNHNWIDQNLGYLKSSRAISRVKSWFKNQQQAQNIATGKAILDKKCQQLGLKMVNLDELARHFKQPDTDKLLEAIGRSDINTRQLTAFFKIPELEEAPPAKAKQQKAPAKSAVSVAGIDNVLTSFAQCCQPVPGDDIIGYISHNKGITVHRKTCENIVHLSPEKRSQLIAVNWGSQKSSHAVPIVIHAFSAQNLLNDVSQVLAQAKIHISNAVLNTHPDFSADLNLTIQIENTDQLSQVLTKINQLPNIVDVKRKT; this is translated from the coding sequence ATGCAAATACACACCCATCCCAACGAAGCGCTGTTTTCCGGTTTTTCTGCTCCGGATAAGGAGCGAATCGATCAGGCGCTGGCCATCGTTGCCCAAATCCCTGACGACACTCACTATCACCGCCCCAAAGGCATCGATGTGGCCGGCATTTTGATGACGTTCAATATCGACCTGAAGACCATCCTCGCAGCGATCCTAAGTGACCCCCGACTGGCGAATTTAAATCCCCAGCCCGACATTGCCGGGCAGTTCGGCGAAACGGTCGCGGCGCTGGTTAAAGATGTCAACTGGCTCAATACCTTGACCGTTTACACGCCGGAAATGGCCAGCCAGCCGAATCAGGCTGAAACCCTGCGCCGCATGCTGCTGTCCATGACCCACGACGTGCGCGCCGTGCTGATAAAACTGGCTTATCGCGTACAGCGCCTGCGCAATCTGCCGCGGGAATCCTATGAAATGCGTCATTTTATTTCTCAGGAAACGCTGGATATCTATGCTCCGATCGCCAACCGGCTCGGTATTCACCAGTTGAAATGGGAGCTCGAAGACATGGCGTTCCGCTATCTGGAACCCCAGATCTATCGCCGCATCGCCACCTCCCTGGCCGGCAAGCGCGCGCACCGGGAAACCTGCATCAGCCGCTTTATTGCCCAGCTACAGAAAACGCTGGCCGAGACGGGCATTTCCGCGGAAATCTATGGCCGCCCCAAACATATTTACAGCATCTGGAAAAAGATGCAGCGCAAGCAGCTGGACATAGAAGAACTGTACGACCTGCTGGCGGTACGCGTCATTGTCGGCAACCTGGCCGATTGCTATACCGCTTTGGGCATTGTTCATGGCCACTGGCAGACGATACCCAAAGAATTTGACGATTATATTACCAATCCCAAGGAGAACGGCTACCAGTCCCTGCACACGGTCATTCTGGATAAGGATGGCAATCGCATCGAAGTCCAGATCCGCACGCACGAAATGCACAACTTTGCTGAACTCGGGGTTGCCGCGCACTGGTCTTACAAGGAGGGCGGCAGGCACAATGCCGCCATTGAAAAAAGCATTGCTTCGCTGCGCAAACTGCTGGAAGAAAAAGACAGCGACGAAGCCCTGGTTGAAAATCTCCGCAATGATCTGTTCGACGATCGCGTCTATGTGCTGACGCCGGCCGGCAAATTAATCGATCTGGTCAAGGGCTCCACGCCGCTGGATTTTGCCTATGCAATCCACAGCGAGATAGGCCATCGCTGCCGCGGCGCAAAAGTCAACGGACGCATCGTGCCGCTGACTTATACGCTGAAGTCGGGCGAGCAGGTGGAAATTCTGACGGCCAAGGAAGGCGGCCCCAACCACAACTGGATAGACCAGAACCTGGGCTATTTAAAATCATCGCGCGCTATCAGCCGCGTCAAAAGCTGGTTTAAAAATCAGCAGCAGGCGCAGAATATCGCCACCGGCAAGGCCATTCTGGATAAAAAATGCCAGCAGTTGGGGCTGAAGATGGTTAATCTTGATGAATTGGCCAGGCATTTCAAACAACCCGATACCGATAAACTGCTCGAGGCGATCGGCCGCAGCGATATCAATACCCGCCAGCTGACGGCATTTTTTAAAATACCCGAACTGGAGGAAGCGCCGCCCGCCAAAGCCAAACAGCAAAAAGCGCCAGCCAAATCCGCCGTTTCCGTGGCCGGCATCGACAACGTGCTGACGTCTTTTGCGCAATGCTGCCAGCCGGTTCCCGGTGATGACATTATCGGCTATATCTCGCACAATAAAGGCATCACCGTGCACCGCAAGACTTGTGAAAATATCGTGCACCTGAGCCCTGAAAAACGGTCCCAGCTGATCGCCGTTAACTGGGGCTCGCAAAAATCCAGCCATGCCGTGCCTATCGTCATCCATGCCTTCAGCGCGCAAAATCTGTTAAATGACGTATCGCAAGTCCTGGCCCAGGCGAAAATTCATATTTCCAACGCAGTATTGAATACACATCCCGATTTTTCAGCAGACCTGAACCTGACGATTCAAATCGAAAACACCGATCAGTTAAGCCAGGTGCTGACTAAAATCAATCAATTGCCTAACATAGTCGATGTTAAGCGTAAAACTTAA
- the polA gene encoding DNA polymerase I, which produces MPQDTQKRLILVDGSSFLFRAYHALPPLTSPKGEPTNAILGVTNMLRKLIDDYQSDYITVIFDAPGKTFRNDLYDQYKAHRPAMPDDLRVQIEPLHQLIRVMGLPLIIENGVEADDIMGCLAQQAERQGFHVVISTGDKDMAQLVNEHITLDNTMSNVRLDIQGVIDKFGVKPEQIVDYLALIGDTVDNIPGVPKVGPKTAAKWLEEYETLENLIACADQIKGKIGENLRACLDQLPLSKQLTTIKCDLDLPYTMEDLKRRPSDKTELRNLLAELGFSSWLKTLDSQPEAVAVPAEKAAAPESVYETVLTEEQFNEWFKQLDQAPLFAFDTETTSLYYSKAEIVGVSFAVTPGHAAYVPLMHDYPGAPDQLDRTEILERLRPLLEDPHKAKLGQNLKYDMHVLANHGIALRGIAHDTMLESYVLNSTATKHNMDDLAKEYLGIDTIHYEDVAGKGAKQLPFQEVPVEQATAYAAEDADVTLKLHQVLMEKLAPHQALMKLYAHVEIPLISVLARIERNGVLIDTAMLAQHSLELANHIVALEQQAHDLAGQTFNLGSPRQIQEILYDRQKLPVLKKTPTGQPSTDESVLQELAMTYQLPKLILEHRSLCKLKSTYTDKLPQQVDDKTGRIHTSYHQAVTATGRLSSTDPNLQNIPIRSDEGRKIRQAFIAPEGYKIVAADYSQIELRIMAHLSNDAGLLRAFSAGEDVHRATAADVFGVAPDQVTPDLRRSAKAINFGLIYGMSSFGLAQQLGLSRNQAQSYIDLYFARYPGVKDYMDNIRALAREQGYVETLFGRRLYLPEIKSRNAARRQYAERTAINAPMQGTAADIIKRAMIFTDQWLQQKKPDAKMIMQVHDELVFEVAEDQLDRCTASIRELMCSAADLNVPLVVDVGIGNNWDEAH; this is translated from the coding sequence ATGCCCCAAGACACACAAAAGCGCCTGATCCTCGTCGATGGTTCCTCATTCCTGTTCCGCGCCTATCATGCCCTTCCGCCGCTGACCAGCCCGAAAGGCGAGCCAACCAATGCAATTCTCGGCGTTACGAATATGCTGCGCAAACTGATCGATGATTATCAAAGCGATTACATCACGGTCATTTTCGATGCGCCGGGCAAGACCTTCCGCAATGATCTCTACGATCAGTACAAAGCGCACAGGCCGGCCATGCCCGACGATCTGCGCGTACAGATCGAACCGCTGCATCAGCTGATCCGGGTCATGGGCCTGCCGCTGATCATCGAGAACGGCGTGGAGGCCGACGACATCATGGGATGCCTCGCGCAGCAGGCCGAGCGGCAGGGATTTCACGTGGTGATCTCGACCGGCGACAAGGACATGGCGCAGCTGGTCAACGAACACATCACACTGGACAACACCATGTCCAATGTGCGGCTTGACATTCAGGGCGTCATCGACAAGTTTGGCGTAAAACCTGAGCAGATCGTCGATTATCTGGCCCTGATCGGCGATACTGTCGACAACATCCCCGGCGTGCCCAAAGTCGGCCCCAAAACGGCGGCCAAATGGCTGGAGGAATATGAAACGCTGGAAAACCTGATCGCCTGCGCCGACCAGATCAAAGGCAAGATCGGCGAAAACCTGCGCGCCTGCCTGGACCAGCTGCCGTTATCAAAACAGCTGACCACGATCAAATGCGATCTGGACCTGCCTTATACCATGGAAGACCTGAAGCGCCGGCCCTCGGACAAAACCGAACTCAGAAATCTGCTGGCCGAGCTGGGCTTTTCATCGTGGCTGAAAACGCTCGACAGTCAGCCCGAAGCCGTGGCTGTCCCCGCAGAGAAAGCGGCCGCTCCGGAATCGGTTTATGAAACCGTGCTTACCGAAGAGCAATTCAACGAGTGGTTCAAGCAGCTCGATCAGGCGCCGCTGTTCGCCTTTGATACCGAGACGACCAGCCTGTACTACAGCAAGGCGGAAATCGTCGGCGTGTCCTTTGCCGTCACGCCCGGTCACGCGGCTTATGTGCCGCTAATGCACGATTACCCCGGAGCCCCCGACCAACTGGACAGAACCGAGATTCTGGAACGCCTGCGCCCGCTGCTGGAAGACCCGCATAAAGCCAAGCTGGGCCAGAACCTGAAATATGACATGCATGTGCTGGCCAACCACGGCATCGCGCTGCGCGGCATCGCCCATGACACGATGCTGGAATCGTACGTGCTGAACAGTACGGCCACGAAGCACAATATGGACGACCTTGCCAAGGAATATTTGGGTATCGATACGATTCATTACGAGGATGTGGCCGGCAAGGGCGCAAAACAGCTTCCGTTTCAGGAAGTGCCGGTGGAACAGGCTACGGCATATGCGGCCGAGGACGCCGACGTTACGCTGAAACTGCATCAGGTGCTCATGGAGAAACTGGCCCCGCATCAGGCCCTGATGAAGCTATACGCGCATGTTGAAATCCCGCTGATCAGCGTGCTGGCGCGCATCGAGCGCAATGGCGTGCTGATCGACACGGCCATGCTGGCGCAGCATAGCCTGGAACTGGCCAATCACATAGTCGCACTGGAGCAGCAGGCGCATGACCTGGCCGGGCAGACATTCAATCTCGGCTCGCCGCGGCAGATCCAGGAAATCCTCTATGACCGGCAAAAACTGCCTGTGCTGAAGAAAACACCGACAGGCCAGCCGTCCACCGATGAATCGGTGCTGCAGGAGCTGGCCATGACTTACCAGCTGCCCAAACTGATCCTTGAACACCGTAGCCTCTGCAAGCTCAAATCGACTTATACCGACAAGCTGCCGCAGCAGGTCGACGACAAGACCGGCCGCATCCATACGTCCTATCATCAGGCCGTGACCGCGACAGGCCGCCTGTCGTCCACCGATCCCAATCTGCAGAACATCCCGATACGCAGCGACGAAGGCCGCAAGATCCGCCAGGCGTTTATCGCGCCTGAAGGCTATAAAATCGTCGCGGCCGATTACTCGCAGATCGAGCTGCGCATCATGGCGCACTTGTCCAATGATGCCGGCCTGCTGAGGGCCTTCAGTGCCGGCGAGGACGTGCATCGCGCGACTGCGGCCGACGTGTTCGGCGTGGCGCCCGATCAGGTCACGCCCGACCTGCGCCGCTCGGCCAAAGCGATCAATTTCGGACTCATTTACGGCATGTCCTCGTTCGGGCTGGCGCAACAGCTCGGCTTGTCGCGCAACCAGGCGCAGTCCTATATCGACCTGTATTTTGCCCGCTATCCCGGCGTCAAGGATTACATGGACAATATCCGCGCGCTGGCGCGCGAACAAGGTTATGTGGAAACCCTGTTCGGCCGCCGCCTGTATCTGCCCGAAATCAAATCGCGCAACGCGGCGCGCCGTCAGTATGCCGAACGCACGGCCATCAATGCGCCAATGCAGGGCACGGCCGCCGACATCATCAAGCGCGCGATGATCTTCACCGATCAATGGCTGCAGCAAAAAAAGCCGGACGCAAAAATGATCATGCAGGTTCATGACGAGCTGGTCTTTGAAGTTGCCGAAGACCAGCTGGACCGCTGCACGGCCAGCATCAGGGAACTGATGTGCTCGGCCGCCGATCTGAACGTGCCGCTGGTCGTCGACGTCGGCATAGGCAATAACTGGGACGAAGCGCATTAA
- a CDS encoding MBL fold metallo-hydrolase, producing the protein MKFKFWGVRGSIPTPGPDTVKYGGNTTCIEIRTDDNDLIILDAGTGIHALAQTLVREKPITAHIFITHTHWDHIQGLPFFTPLFIKDNQVKIYGGLDLVTHESIHRALSVQLQYSFFPIREAQLNAHIEYLTIKPGEVTRIGNAKITPIVLNHPVLNFGYRIDCDGQSLFFTGDYEPLVNICNPDDEEYAVLQSAIDAKHNEVTQAMNNVDALIIDSSYTSEEYASKRGWGHGTYDSAIKLAADAHAKKLFLTHHEPERRDAELDAIYEDLLKKYPHLGFELLLAQEGAEISL; encoded by the coding sequence ATGAAATTCAAATTCTGGGGTGTTAGAGGGTCCATTCCGACACCGGGACCTGACACCGTTAAATATGGCGGCAATACGACCTGCATAGAAATCAGAACCGACGACAATGATTTGATCATTCTCGACGCCGGCACCGGCATTCACGCGCTGGCCCAAACGCTGGTCAGGGAAAAACCCATCACTGCGCACATCTTTATTACCCATACCCATTGGGATCACATACAAGGCTTGCCGTTCTTTACGCCTCTTTTCATCAAGGACAACCAGGTCAAAATCTACGGCGGCCTTGATCTGGTCACTCATGAAAGCATACATCGCGCCCTTTCCGTGCAGTTGCAATACAGTTTCTTTCCGATCCGCGAAGCCCAGCTTAATGCGCACATTGAGTACCTCACAATCAAGCCCGGCGAGGTGACCCGCATCGGTAACGCCAAAATCACGCCCATTGTGCTCAACCATCCCGTGCTGAATTTCGGCTATCGGATTGATTGTGACGGACAATCGCTTTTTTTTACCGGCGATTATGAGCCCCTGGTCAATATTTGTAACCCGGACGATGAAGAATATGCTGTACTCCAATCGGCCATCGACGCCAAGCACAATGAGGTCACGCAGGCCATGAATAATGTGGATGCGCTGATAATCGACTCATCCTACACCAGTGAAGAATATGCGTCCAAACGAGGCTGGGGACACGGCACCTATGATTCTGCAATAAAACTTGCCGCCGATGCCCATGCAAAAAAGCTGTTTCTCACGCATCATGAACCGGAACGCCGCGATGCTGAACTTGATGCTATTTATGAAGATCTGCTGAAAAAATATCCGCACCTCGGCTTCGAGCTGCTGTTGGCTCAGGAAGGCGCTGAAATCTCGCTTTGA
- the yihA gene encoding ribosome biogenesis GTP-binding protein YihA/YsxC yields MNPIYHQAKFINSSPHIRNAPADQGLEVAFAGRSNAGKSSAINTLTQQNALARISKTPGRTQMLNFFEINAELRFVDLPGYGYAKVPADVKKKWHEMMEHYLTHRKSLCGIILVMDVRHPLTEFDRQMVEWCQHTHLPLHILLTKADKLAYGAAKSTLLQVRKELKDVGCPLTVQLFSSLKKTGIDEVHEALDNLFSRAEPDQSEISAPS; encoded by the coding sequence ATGAATCCAATTTATCATCAGGCAAAATTTATCAACAGTTCGCCGCATATCCGCAATGCGCCTGCCGATCAAGGACTGGAAGTGGCCTTCGCCGGGCGCTCCAATGCGGGAAAATCCAGTGCGATCAATACGTTGACGCAGCAAAATGCGCTGGCCCGGATCAGTAAAACGCCGGGCAGGACGCAGATGCTCAATTTTTTTGAAATCAACGCCGAACTGCGCTTTGTCGACTTGCCTGGTTACGGTTATGCCAAAGTGCCGGCGGACGTGAAGAAAAAGTGGCATGAGATGATGGAGCACTATTTGACGCATCGCAAGTCATTGTGCGGCATCATCCTGGTCATGGACGTGCGTCATCCCTTGACCGAATTCGATCGGCAAATGGTCGAATGGTGTCAGCATACCCATCTGCCGCTGCATATTTTGTTGACCAAAGCCGACAAACTGGCTTACGGGGCCGCCAAGAGTACTTTGCTGCAGGTCAGGAAGGAACTCAAGGATGTTGGCTGCCCCCTGACAGTGCAACTATTCTCTTCCTTGAAGAAAACAGGCATCGATGAGGTGCATGAGGCGCTGGACAATCTGTTTAGCCGCGCCGAACCTGATCAAAGCGAGATTTCAGCGCCTTCCTGA
- a CDS encoding c-type cytochrome: MKKKLLAFSIALAFTGGAAPIVHAEGSIKAGQEKAAACASCHGEDGNSMVSTFPKLAQQHESYIERQLKSFKDGTRKDPVMSPMAMPLSDEDIADLAAYYASRKISANQLPVLDEDDEDEKPAAETEKQEDPVQTLIAQGSDLYRNGDLKRKVSACIACHGPFGEGNKPAAFPALKSQHADYLIKALKDFKSGIRSNNPDNMMHMIAKKMTDEEIKAVSYRMSMMK; this comes from the coding sequence ATGAAGAAAAAATTGCTGGCATTTTCAATTGCTCTGGCGTTTACCGGCGGCGCTGCACCTATCGTACATGCCGAGGGCTCTATTAAAGCAGGCCAAGAAAAAGCGGCCGCCTGCGCCAGTTGTCACGGCGAGGACGGCAACAGCATGGTATCAACATTCCCCAAACTTGCCCAGCAGCATGAGTCGTACATCGAAAGACAGTTGAAATCCTTCAAGGACGGCACGCGCAAAGACCCTGTGATGTCACCGATGGCGATGCCCCTGAGCGATGAAGACATCGCCGACCTTGCCGCCTACTATGCCTCCCGCAAAATTTCAGCAAATCAGTTGCCGGTTCTGGACGAAGACGATGAAGACGAAAAACCTGCCGCGGAAACCGAAAAGCAAGAAGATCCTGTTCAAACCCTGATCGCCCAGGGCAGCGATCTTTACCGCAACGGCGACTTGAAGCGGAAAGTCTCGGCCTGTATCGCTTGCCACGGTCCTTTCGGCGAAGGCAACAAGCCTGCGGCATTCCCTGCATTGAAATCCCAGCATGCCGACTACCTGATCAAAGCGCTCAAAGACTTTAAATCCGGCATCCGCAGCAATAATCCGGACAACATGATGCACATGATCGCCAAAAAAATGACCGATGAGGAAATCAAAGCCGTTTCTTATCGCATGTCCATGATGAAATAG